aggaggagattttaatggacacgtgggcagggagacaggcaactatggaggttttcatggtggccatggttttggggagagaaacgaggatggggaagctatcttggattttgcaatggcatatgatctcttcttagccaacaccttctttaagaagagagaagaacatgtgatcacctacaagagtgggtcgtcaaaaacacaaatagattttcttctaatgaggaaaggggatcgtataacttgtaaggattgcaaagttataccaggagagagcgtgactaatcaacatcgcttgttggtgatggatgtacatatcaaaagagtgagaaaaaagaacaagacttggaagtgcccaaggactagatggtggaatctaaaagaagaaaaacaagccattttcaaagagaaagtaatcacccagtgtgtgtgggatagagagggggaagctaaccaaatgtgggattccatggctagttgtatccgaaaagtagcaaaagaggtattaggagagtccaagggctttgccccacaccaaaaggaatcttggtggtggaatgaggaggtacaagcaaaggtgaaggctaagaaggaatgttgtaaagccttatataagcataggaccgatgaaaatggtgaaaggtatagaaaagcgaagcaagaggcgaagaaagttgtgagagaagctaagttagcggcttatgacgatatgtataagcgactagataccaaagaaggagagttggatatctataaactagctagagcaagggaaaagaagacaaaggacctaaaccaagtgaggtgcatcaaggatgaggatggaaaggttcttgctacagagaacgcggttaaagacagatggaaaggttattttcataatcttttcaatgaaggacatgaaaggagtgattctttaggggagttgagtaactcagaagagtgtagaaactactctttttatcgtagaatccgaaaggaagaagtgggtgtagctttgaagaagatgaagcatagaaaagcagtaggcccagacgatataccaatcgaagtgtggaaagttttgggagagataggtataacatggctcactgaccttttcaataggattttgaaaacgaagaagatgccgaatgagtggcgaatgagcactttggtgcctatctacaagaataagggcgatgtacaaaattgcatgaactataggggaattaagctaatgagtcatacaatgaagctctgggagagagtcattgagcatagattgaggcaagagacacgggtttcggacaaccaattcgggttcatgccagggcgctcaaccatggaggcaatctatctcttacgaagattgatggaaaaatatagagatgggaaaaaggatttacacatggtctttatagatttggaaaaagcgtatgataaggtcccaagagacattctttggaggattttagagaagaaaggagtacgagtagcatatatccaagctatacaggatatgtatgaaggagcaaagactgccgtaagaactcatgaaggacaaaccgaaagctttcccataactgtaggattacatcaaggctcatccttaagtccttacctttttgcgttggtaatggatgagttaacaggacatattcaaggtgatattccttggtgtatgcttttcgcagacgatatagtgttgatagatgaaactcaggaaggggtaaatgcaaagcttaacctttggagagaagtgttggaatctaaaggtcttcgcctaagccgatcaaagacagaatatatggagtgcaagttcagtgcaaatggaggccaaaacgagttaggggtgaggatcggagatcaagaaataccaaagagtgaccgttttcgttacctaggatctatcttgcaaaagaacggagaattagatggagatctcaaccatagaatacaagctggatggatgaagtggaagagtgcatccggcgtgttgtgtgaccgccgtatgccactgaagctcaagggaaaattttataggacggcaataaggccggcgatgctgtatggcacagaatgttgggcggtgaagcatcaacacgtacacaaaatgggtgtagcagagatgaggatgcttcgttggatgtgtgggcacacgagaaaggataagattaggaatgaggatatccggggtaaagtaggagtagccgaaattgaaggaaagatgagagaaaatcggttacggtggtttggacatgtgcaaagaaggcctactgacgctccgattagaagatgcgactatgggacagaggttcagggccgaaggggcagagaaagacctaggaaaactttggaagagaccctaagaaaagacttagagtacttggatctaacggaggacatgaaacaggacagaacacaatggcgttctaagattcatatagccgatcccactcagtgacttggattttccaagtctccaaccgagaagttttcctcactcgggaaattaagggaacactacctcaacctatatgctccactcacaaagcttcaacatacaagcttcaacaaaagaaaattcaaagaacttagcgaagaaggctttggtgtatttaacacaatacgttgaaatgaaggaaagcttatttattgatatccccgataagttacaaatatgtacatatacttgagtcaaaataaacaaacaagagggagccttcacaaaggttgcttaggagaagtctcagcagtcggtagagccccagaaagagaaggcaccggagggggatcattcggagcctcagtactggacaaaaccctagaaggaggaggcatcagagattgatcatttggagcttcattacgcggtacagccccagaagacgaaggcaataaatgcctttggaacaaacccataaatctctgatgatcaagtaaaacctgaccatcagattccttcatctggtcaagcttcctcttcatgtttgtagcatagtcatgtgcgagccggtgcaactgtttattctcatgcttgagccctctaatctcctgtttgagactcatcacttcagctgccaatgattcaacttggcgggttcgagcaaataggcgttgtgccatattagacacagaacctgcacactgaacactgagagccagagaatccttaacagacaactcatcagaccgtttggaaagtagtctgttatctttgggagtgagaaggttcctggccactaccgcagcggtcatatcattcttcatcatggaatccccaacggtaagaggaccagtaggggagacgaatgatgggcgccatatgttgtctggagaaggcggggctgcctcttcaacaaggttcaagtcaaaacgacggtcggaggggccagacattttcaaaggtgttgaagagagaagaggtcggacaaatcaagatcttagaagtgcaagaatggagcttctactggtggatattcaagtgtgctttggaacttaatgtcagcccctataaaaatctgcactcgacgaagcttcagaaatcgaagaggcgcctgctcagaaatcgaagaggcgtttgctttctcaaaagctgggctgctcagagaccacgagggtcgatctcagaaatcgaagaggtgtttgctttctcaaaagctgggctgatcaaagaccacaaaggccgatctcagaaatcgaagaggcttgctttctcaaaagctgggctgctcagagaccacgagggccgatttcagaaatcgaagaggcacctacttttccagccttgtcagcacctgtcacacgcacactcagctttgcggaaattatgggcattctgtcgaagatttctggcgaagtagaaagcacatgaatcgtactgttcaatcacccacttcccacacgcaacagtagcccatgggtaccacagataactttgccaaagttctctgacaaagttgagacacgtgaagcttgcagctcccactacatcgctctgaccaagaagggtaaaagaattgcaaagaaacaacactaacaaagtttagacacataaattttgaaggtctagctaccatattattacccacaagggtaaaggaacagtaccactgctggataattggaaagtcccggtgtgtcaacctctgtgcttcgtggcaaggtagactagcaaacatgcccaacctttactcacattcgagaaaacactcccaacaagattgcttgctccaaaatcgaagaggcaccgccctccgaatttcgagagccagactcccaacatgattactttctcaaaaatcgaagagagggtaaaggaacagtaccactgctggataattggaaagtccctgtgtgtcaacctttgtgcttcgtggcaaggtagactagcaaacatgcccaacctttactcacattcgagaaaacactcccaacaagattgcttgctccaaaatcgaagaggcaccgccttccgaatctcgagagccagactcccaacatgattactttctcaaaatcgaagagagggtaaaggaacagtatcactgctggataattggaaagtccctgtgtgtcaacctccgtgcttcgtggcaaggtagactagcaaacatgcccaacctttactcacattcgagaaaacactcccaacaagattgcttgctccaaaatcgaagaggcacggccctccgaatctcgagagccagactcccaacatgattactttctcaaaaatcgaagaggcatcgttctccgaatctcgagagccagacccccagcaggattgctttctcaaaaatcgaagaggcatcgttctccgaatctcgagagccagacccccgacaggtctgtaatcttcacacgcaacatcagctttccagataccacaaaccactttttcaaagtgctctgacagagttaaaacatgtgaagctggcagctcccactaccgtgctataaccaagcagggtaaaggaataacattattacttgatgttagggagactcctatatatgtcgacttccatccctaacggacaggcagacctgcaaaaatgctcaaccctttctcttatctgagagggcactcccaacaaagcctttcaaaatattcagctttctttccccccgataatacctctgtaaacaagctatactagagcaagattatctcatatcatcagggttaaaagcaagagtatcccatatcatgctttttccctgtcttttcctttggtcttgttcttacctgtaagacaaggagaaagagagcaatcagtcagcacttggaatcaagcttccagccaggaactgactgcctagaaccccttatctgattacttacctggcattgctctcgagtactcatcttcaacatcttatgcttccagggaagataccgcatctgcctgaggaacagatagggcaagtgagaaggatacaaggaagcatgtggagacaagcgtaacagcacacgtgccgatacatccactactctatcaaaagcaaaagtatcccatatcagcaaggtcgaacgtactctagatttgatggacttgttttgaccctcaaattcttcagtcggccttatactctggaggaaaccagaaaaccctccagcctagttcaagaataagcctgtggaaagttacttcttcaaaagcaaaagtatcccatatcatctctcctcatttttcttctctttatccttcatgctgcctgcaagatagggagaatgtgaacaatcagccggagctctatttgcttaccttgtctgtcacctttttcagcagatcccccagctcggcgacttgggggactcctactacatggtttgtatctcgcttgaccaagcatgaaactacaagtaagcctcaagtgaaattgatacattaccttgtgcatctccaccagttacagataccacccctggatggaggaagagtactacctatgagacagataaggcaagtcaagacgataccacactccggtacttagaagtttcgtggctacgagatcattctcccacaatatttcctaatgtcatttgtactaaatcattcacttgtacccactaaaggagagcttgaacctatgtacttgtgtaaacccttcacaattaataagaactcctctattccgtggacgtagccaatctgggtgaaccacgtacatcttgtgtttgctttcctatctctatccatttatatacttatccacactaatgaccggagcaatctagcgaagatcacaaaaagtgaccgttttcgctacctaggatctatcttgcaagagaacggagaattagatggagatctcaaccatagaatacaagctggatggatgaagtgtaagagtgcatccggcgtgttgtgtgaccgtcgtaggccactgaagctcaagagaaaattttataggacggcaataaggccagcgatgttgtatggcacagaatgttgggcggtgaagcatcaacgtacacaaaatgggtgtagcggagatgaggatgcttcgtgggatgtatgggcacacgagaaaggataagattgggaattaggatatccgaggtaaagtaggagtagccaaaattgaaggaaatataagagaaaatcggttccggtggtttggacatgtgcaaagaaggcctactgacgctccggttcgaaaatgtgactacgggacagaggttcggggccgaaggagtagaggaagacctaggaaaactttggaagagaccctaagaaaagacttgagtacttggatctaacggaggacatgacacaaatgagcgcaatggcgttctaggattcatatagccgaccccacttagtgggaaaaggctttgttgttgttgttgttgttgttggtgaaCGACTTTGCTTGAGCCAATTATACTACGATAATCTTGTTTCTCTAACAAGTATTTTAGTTGTTTTTAACCTTTTCCAGGTGTAAAAATATCTGTCACCCCCTCAACATGGATGCCTCTAATATGGCTAATCAGTCAGACCGACATCCAACCGATCGGGTCGGTGACCAGATCGAGCTAGCAGATCAGACCGACATCCAAGAAGCTGCAAAATTAGAAGGCAACAATATTACAGTTTTAACAAGTAGCATGGATCCTGATGCTTTCAACGCTGCAAAACAAGGCAATCTCGATGTCCTTAAGGAACATGGCGAGAATCTGGACAAAATATTGACTGCAACCAAGAACACAGTCCTTCATATCTATACAACATGCTATAGGCACCCAACGTATGAAGGATCTGGCGATGAGATACTTGAGTCAATGAACACTGTGAACGGTATCCTTAAAATGTGTCCAGTATTACTATGACAGCAGAACGAGAGTGGTGATACTGCCCTACACATTGCGGCAAGATATGGGCGTGCTGGTATAGTTATAGCTCTCATCCAAGCTGCAAAAACTTATTATCCAGGCAACCTCGAGCAAGGCTGTGCGATTGCATCAGAAGATGCCCTCTCGTAGGAGCAAAAGCTCATCAGGAAAACCAACAAGAAGAATGACACAGCACTACACAAAGTTGTTCGCGCTTCACCACACCAAAGTAATTAAAGCGGACAACTTCGTGCAGTGTTGTGTCCTTCTTGTTGTTGGTTTTCCTGATGAGCTTTTGCTCCTGCGAAGGGGCATCTTCTGATGTGATCGCACAGCCTTGATCAAGGTTGCCTGGATAATAAGTTTTTGTAGCTTGGATGAGAGCTATAACTATACCAGCACGCCCATATCTTGCCGCGATGTGTAGAGCAGTATCACCACTCTCGTTCTGCTGCCATAGTAATGCTGGACACATTTTAAGGATACCCTTTCACAGTGTTCACTTAGAAAACCCTGAGTTTTCCTACTCTGCTGATGATGCCGGCGAGACTCCTCTCTACCTAGCTGTCGAGAGGGGATACGATCATTATTGTCTTCAAATACTTGAAGGTTGCAAAAATCCAACATATGAAGGCCCAAATGGTAGGATGGCTTTGCACGCTGCAGTTATCCGCAATGATGAAGGTAAATGTATATAGAAAATAGTTAAAGAATATTCCTTTTATCTGTGATTTTGCAATTGAATTCTTGGGATAGTCTTGTGATTATTGTAGGGTTTCATGCTTTAGTTTTAAGCGACCCCCTTCGTTAATCTTGCTGTATTCattatgaattttgtttcaCCTTGCAGCTGTTGCCGGCGTGCATTTGTCACACAAAACTGCCGGGAACCTTTCAGCCATATTCGATGTTGGAGGAGTCTTTGGTGGAATTTTAGCAGGATTGATATCTGATATGCTCGAAGCTAGAGCTGTAACCTCAATCGCGTTTTTGTTACTTTCGGTTCCAGCCCTTGTTCTCTACCGGTTTTATGGAAGCCTATCGATGGTCGCCAACATTGTTTTGATGTTTCTTTCGGGATTGCTGGTGAATGGGCCGTACTCACTCATCACAACAGCCGCTGCTGCTGATCTTGGTACGCAGACCACGATCAAAGGAAATTCCCAAGCATTAGCCACTGTAACTGCAATCATAGACGGAATAGGTTCTGTTGCAGCTCTTGGCCCGCTTTTGGCCGGGTATATCTCCACGACGGGGTGGAACAACGTGTTTGTTATACTGATTCTTGCTATTTTCTGTGCAATTTGTTTTTGATTCGGATTGCGAGAACCGAGATTAAAGGGAAATTGAATGAGGGAAAATGGTCTTTATATAGCCGCATAGGAGGCACACAGTGATTGAGATTTTCTAATTTCTTGTCATACCACAAAAGCAAGTAGAATTTAGGCAGATCCATTTCTCTGTACGGTTTTTTATCTCATTGTTTTGTTCAACATTCATTATTCAAAATTCAACTTAtttttaaaatagaaatttgGTTACTTCGCTGCGGCAATCCACCTCAGAATGTTTAGAATGGTGGCTCCTGCTCCTTGGGAGGTACCAAATAAATGACTACTTGAATTGGGATTTTGAGCATAAAGATTCCACTGGTCTGTAAAAAGTGGACCTAATCCTTGGGGATGTGGCAATACATCTAAGAAATTATTCCATCGAATGTTTTCTCCCCTGGATTCGGGAATGGCGACATGAACTAAATGTCCTGTCCAAGCCAAGGAACTCACTCCGAATAGTTCTGATAAGTGATGATTTGGATGAAATTCGACATTTTTAGATAAAGAAGTGCTTTGAATCATTGCTATTCGACTTGTTTGTTGACACGGACAAAGTCAAGGAAAACATTTGAAATTATTTCAATATTGGACCTTGGACATATAATAGTACCGAATAGAATCTCTTTAGAAAAAAGATCTTTTGTCTCATGTTAGCCTGCTCCAGTTCCCTTACGAAACTTAAAGAGTTAGAGAGTTAAGCGGAAATAAACATAAACAGAAGTGTTTTCCCCCAAGATTGGTTGGTTAGTCATCCTGACTTGAAACAGGTTCCAAAGATCAACTGATTGGCCGTGTATTAGCAGacgatatatatataggcacacgATGTATTGCCGTTCGAAATCAAGTATTGGGATTGGACTTGTCACTTGATTCATAACCTTTCAAACACAACCAATATCTATCTGAACCTCCTTTACTTATAGGAGTACATCTTGGATCTGTCGATTATGTTATGGCAGAAACCCCACTCATGGTGACCTGG
This is a stretch of genomic DNA from Malus domestica chromosome 02, GDT2T_hap1. It encodes these proteins:
- the LOC139188121 gene encoding uncharacterized protein, coding for MANQSDRHPTDRVGDQIELADQTDIQEAAKLEGNNITVLTSSMDPDAFNAAKQGNLDVLKEHGENLDKILTATKNTVLHIYTTCYRHPTYEGSGDEILESMNTQNESGDTALHIAARYGRAGIVIALIQAAKTYYPGNLEQGCAIASEDALS
- the LOC103447358 gene encoding putative glycerol-3-phosphate transporter 5, which translates into the protein MRAITIPARPYLAAMCRAVSPLSFCCHSNAGHILRIPFHSVHLENPEFSYSADDAGETPLYLAVERGYDHYCLQILEGCKNPTYEGPNGRMALHAAVIRNDEAVAGVHLSHKTAGNLSAIFDVGGVFGGILAGLISDMLEARAVTSIAFLLLSVPALVLYRFYGSLSMVANIVLMFLSGLLVNGPYSLITTAAAADLGTQTTIKGNSQALATVTAIIDGIGSVAALGPLLAGYISTTGWNNVFVILILAIFCAICF